The proteins below are encoded in one region of Apium graveolens cultivar Ventura chromosome 4, ASM990537v1, whole genome shotgun sequence:
- the LOC141721854 gene encoding SKP1-like protein 21 isoform X1, which produces MLINLVANSMLKAESEGKKPESYVWVQTAEGLQAVEEELAILCPTFDHEIKSGLGSSKDTPISVLPRVRATCLSVVFDYCRFYKVRRSFEEHKTFDENFPQLDARCLCELITLAHYLQFKPLIDCTCAAMAQRISKNSTEEIWQMLKLNDDLPEVEKMESRGHSAFDSRIRLLEKLYKKKKQTVVKEIENLKNLMAGLNAGHHEDSRQVDDLVSFINGGDGETQTSKKKKNRKKRGQKKISSSITSSSSSEKLIENHAKDLNATDSAMARGPHADTSKLYGIQDESFKVQNYFDDNDMDHVLRQAIHREVVELARRFNLD; this is translated from the exons ATGTTGATCAACCTTGTTGCCAATTCCATGTTGAAAGCTGAAAGTGAGGGGAAGAAGCCGGAG TCCTATGTTTGGGTCCAAACGGCTGAGGGTTTACAAGCAGTGGAAGAAGAGCTTGCCATATTATGCCCTACATTTGATCATGAAATAAAATCAGGACTTGGATCTTCAAAGGATACTCCGATATCAGTACTCCCAAGAGTTCGAGCAACTTGTTTAAGTGTAGTATTTGATTACTGTCGATTTTACAAAGTTCGTCGCTCTTTCGAG GAGCACAAGACTTTTGATGAAAACTTCCCCCAACTGGATGCAAGATGTCTTTGTGAGTTAATTACTCTTGCACACTACCTGCAATTTAAGCCGCTGATTGATTGCACCTGTGCTGCAATGGCACAAAGAATTAGTAAAAATTCTACTGAAGAGATTTGGCAGATGTTGAAACTAAATGACGATCTCCCAGAG GTAGAAAAGATGGAGTCACGGGGGCACTCAGCTTTTGATTCAAGAATCAGGCTTCTGGAAAAATTGTACAAAAAGAAGAAGCAGACAGTTGTGAAGGAAATAGAAAATCTGAAG AACCTCATGGCTGGATTGAATGCTGGGCACCATGAAGATAGTCGTCAAGTTGATGACCTGGTTTCATTCATTAATGGAGGAGATGGAG AGACACAAACttcaaagaagaaaaaaaatcGCAAGAAAAGGGGTCAAAAGAAAATTTCTTCCAGTattacttcttcttcttcatctgaGAAACTTATTGAGAACCATGCCAAG GATTTAAATGCTACTGATTCTGCAATGGCTAGAGGTCCCCATGCTGATACATCAAAGCTATATGGGATTCAAGATGAGAGCTTCAAAGTTCAAAATTACTTTGATGATAATGATATGGATCATGTTTTGAGACAAGCGATTCATAG
- the LOC141721854 gene encoding SKP1-like protein 21 isoform X2 — protein MLINLVANSMLKAESEGKKPESYVWVQTAEGLQAVEEELAILCPTFDHEIKSGLGSSKDTPISVLPRVRATCLSVVFDYCRFYKVRRSFEVEKMESRGHSAFDSRIRLLEKLYKKKKQTVVKEIENLKNLMAGLNAGHHEDSRQVDDLVSFINGGDGETQTSKKKKNRKKRGQKKISSSITSSSSSEKLIENHAKDLNATDSAMARGPHADTSKLYGIQDESFKVQNYFDDNDMDHVLRQAIHREVVELARRFNLD, from the exons ATGTTGATCAACCTTGTTGCCAATTCCATGTTGAAAGCTGAAAGTGAGGGGAAGAAGCCGGAG TCCTATGTTTGGGTCCAAACGGCTGAGGGTTTACAAGCAGTGGAAGAAGAGCTTGCCATATTATGCCCTACATTTGATCATGAAATAAAATCAGGACTTGGATCTTCAAAGGATACTCCGATATCAGTACTCCCAAGAGTTCGAGCAACTTGTTTAAGTGTAGTATTTGATTACTGTCGATTTTACAAAGTTCGTCGCTCTTTCGAG GTAGAAAAGATGGAGTCACGGGGGCACTCAGCTTTTGATTCAAGAATCAGGCTTCTGGAAAAATTGTACAAAAAGAAGAAGCAGACAGTTGTGAAGGAAATAGAAAATCTGAAG AACCTCATGGCTGGATTGAATGCTGGGCACCATGAAGATAGTCGTCAAGTTGATGACCTGGTTTCATTCATTAATGGAGGAGATGGAG AGACACAAACttcaaagaagaaaaaaaatcGCAAGAAAAGGGGTCAAAAGAAAATTTCTTCCAGTattacttcttcttcttcatctgaGAAACTTATTGAGAACCATGCCAAG GATTTAAATGCTACTGATTCTGCAATGGCTAGAGGTCCCCATGCTGATACATCAAAGCTATATGGGATTCAAGATGAGAGCTTCAAAGTTCAAAATTACTTTGATGATAATGATATGGATCATGTTTTGAGACAAGCGATTCATAG